One Ardenticatenales bacterium DNA segment encodes these proteins:
- a CDS encoding HAD family phosphatase → MAIPFAAVIFDFDGTLVDSEATHLRLYQQLAARFGFTLTAAQYTAEFLGQTDEAIIGALAARQGRAADAPAWVALKQRWFFEYLSGGQMAEIPGAGAFVRRLAAAGVPLGVGTSAIAAEVRQGLAGLGLLPLFRTVVSADMVAAGKPAPDIYLRVVGDLGVAPGCCLVFEDSVAGVRAAVNAGILPIGVGRQHPQALLAAGATRVIPDFRDFHLDQLLETPVRPS, encoded by the coding sequence ATGGCCATACCTTTTGCCGCCGTGATTTTTGATTTCGATGGCACGCTCGTGGACAGCGAGGCGACGCACCTGCGCCTCTATCAACAGTTGGCGGCTCGATTTGGCTTCACGCTGACGGCGGCGCAGTATACGGCCGAGTTCCTGGGGCAGACGGACGAGGCGATTATTGGCGCGCTGGCGGCGCGGCAAGGGCGGGCGGCGGATGCGCCGGCCTGGGTGGCGCTGAAGCAGCGCTGGTTCTTTGAATATCTGTCCGGTGGGCAAATGGCGGAGATTCCGGGCGCGGGAGCGTTTGTGCGACGGCTGGCGGCGGCGGGCGTGCCGCTGGGGGTGGGCACGAGCGCGATTGCGGCGGAGGTGCGGCAGGGGCTGGCGGGGTTGGGTTTGCTGCCGCTGTTTCGCACGGTGGTGTCGGCGGATATGGTGGCGGCGGGCAAGCCGGCGCCGGACATTTATTTGCGGGTGGTGGGTGATCTGGGCGTTGCGCCGGGGTGCTGCCTGGTGTTTGAGGATTCTGTGGCGGGGGTGCGGGCGGCGGTGAATGCCGGCATTCTCCCCATCGGCGTCGGCCGGCAACATCCCCAGGCGCTGCTCGCCGCCGGCGCCACCCGCGTCATCCCCGACTTCCGCGATTTTCACCTGGACCAACTCCTTGAGACCCCCGTGAGGCCATCATGA
- the plsX gene encoding phosphate acyltransferase PlsX — protein MRIVVDAMGSDDYPQPDVAGAVLAAREFGDEIILVGDESRVRAELARHDVAGLRIAVHHAGEVIEMTDKPSAASRSKKDSSMHVGLNLVKEGSADAFVSAGNTGAILAVAMLQTLRRIAGIKRPALGVTFPTPTRPLLIDNGANADCQPDYLLQFALMGSLFVERVQGIPRPRVALISNGEEEGKGNTLIKETLPLLEASGLNFIGNIEPKEFMQGATDVAVTDGFTGNIMIKTAEAVAAHLLGLVRTELMSSTRTKIGGLLAKPAFRRVGQALDPDEVGGAPLLGVNGVVIVAHGRSNAYAIKQAVGQARLSVQNDVVGAIRAGLQAKE, from the coding sequence ATGCGAATCGTTGTTGATGCGATGGGAAGTGATGACTACCCACAGCCAGACGTGGCCGGGGCCGTTTTGGCCGCGCGCGAGTTTGGCGACGAGATAATTTTGGTCGGAGATGAGAGCCGCGTGCGGGCAGAGTTGGCGCGGCATGACGTGGCCGGGCTGCGTATTGCGGTGCATCATGCCGGCGAAGTAATTGAGATGACGGATAAGCCGTCGGCGGCTTCGCGGAGCAAGAAGGATTCCTCCATGCATGTGGGGCTGAATCTGGTGAAGGAGGGGTCGGCGGATGCGTTTGTGAGTGCCGGCAATACCGGGGCGATTCTGGCGGTGGCGATGCTGCAAACATTAAGGCGAATTGCCGGCATCAAACGCCCGGCCCTCGGCGTCACCTTCCCCACTCCCACCCGCCCCCTGCTCATCGACAACGGGGCCAACGCCGACTGCCAGCCCGACTACCTGCTGCAATTCGCCCTCATGGGCAGCCTGTTCGTGGAGCGCGTGCAAGGCATCCCCCGCCCGCGCGTCGCCCTCATCTCCAACGGCGAAGAGGAGGGCAAAGGCAACACCCTGATCAAAGAGACGCTGCCCTTGCTGGAAGCCAGCGGCCTCAACTTCATCGGCAACATCGAACCGAAAGAGTTCATGCAAGGCGCCACCGACGTAGCCGTCACCGATGGCTTCACCGGCAACATCATGATCAAAACTGCCGAAGCCGTGGCCGCGCATCTGCTGGGATTGGTGCGCACGGAGTTGATGTCCAGCACCCGGACGAAAATTGGCGGCCTGCTGGCAAAACCCGCCTTTCGCCGCGTGGGGCAGGCGCTCGACCCGGACGAAGTGGGCGGCGCACCGCTGCTGGGCGTCAACGGCGTGGTCATCGTGGCCCATGGGCGGTCCAATGCCTATGCCATCAAGCAGGCGGTTGGGCAGGCGCGTTTGTCCGTGCAGAATGACGTAGTGGGCGCTATCCGCGCCGGACTACAGGCAAAAGAGTGA
- a CDS encoding alanine--glyoxylate aminotransferase family protein — MTTFIINDTHRIHAPQLDMPPRLLLGPGPSNAHPRVLQALGMRQVGHLDPRFVELMNEVQELLRYAWQTDNALTIPVSGTGSAAMEASLANVVEPGDVVLVGVNGYFGHRLVDMAGRYGGDVRQLRRPWGEAFSLDDLRAGLETHRPAVLALVHAETSTGARQPLEGVGDLCREFNCLLLLDTVTSLGGVPLFLDDWGVDVAYSGSQKCLSCPPGIAPLTLGPRAVAKLNARHSQVANWYLDMSLVSRYWGPTRTYHHTAPINMNYGLREALRLVAEEGLAARWARHQANAELLWDGLEAMGLSCHVAHDIRLPSLTTVCIPDGVDGKAVARRLLDEYNIEIAAGLGELAGQVWRIGLMGFNSRAENVTLLLSALARVL; from the coding sequence ATGACCACATTCATCATCAACGACACCCACCGTATCCATGCACCCCAACTGGATATGCCCCCGCGCCTGCTCCTCGGACCAGGCCCGTCGAACGCCCACCCGCGCGTGCTACAAGCCCTCGGTATGCGTCAGGTCGGCCATCTTGACCCCCGCTTCGTCGAGTTGATGAACGAAGTGCAAGAACTGCTGCGCTACGCCTGGCAGACCGACAACGCCCTCACCATTCCCGTCAGCGGCACGGGCAGCGCGGCCATGGAAGCGTCGCTGGCGAATGTCGTTGAGCCGGGCGACGTGGTCCTCGTCGGCGTCAACGGCTACTTCGGCCACCGCCTCGTGGACATGGCCGGGCGGTATGGCGGCGATGTGCGCCAGTTGCGCCGGCCGTGGGGCGAGGCGTTCAGCCTGGACGACCTGCGCGCGGGGCTGGAAACGCATCGTCCCGCCGTGTTGGCGCTGGTACATGCGGAAACGTCCACGGGCGCGCGCCAACCGTTAGAGGGGGTGGGGGATTTGTGCCGTGAGTTTAACTGCCTCCTCCTCCTGGATACCGTCACCAGCCTGGGCGGCGTCCCCTTGTTTCTCGACGACTGGGGCGTAGACGTGGCCTACAGCGGCAGCCAGAAATGCCTGAGTTGCCCCCCTGGCATCGCTCCGCTGACGTTGGGGCCGCGCGCGGTGGCGAAGCTGAACGCCCGCCACTCCCAGGTCGCCAACTGGTATCTGGATATGTCCCTGGTGAGTCGCTACTGGGGGCCCACCCGCACCTACCACCATACCGCACCCATCAACATGAACTACGGGTTGCGGGAGGCGCTGCGGCTGGTGGCCGAAGAAGGGTTGGCAGCGCGGTGGGCGCGGCATCAGGCAAACGCGGAACTGCTCTGGGATGGGCTGGAAGCGATGGGCCTGTCCTGCCACGTGGCGCACGACATCCGCCTGCCCAGCCTGACCACCGTGTGCATCCCCGATGGCGTGGATGGCAAAGCGGTGGCGCGGCGGCTGCTGGATGAGTACAACATCGAAATCGCCGCCGGCCTGGGCGAACTGGCGGGCCAGGTGTGGCGCATTGGCTTGATGGGCTTCAACAGCCGCGCCGAAAACGTGACGCTGCTGCTCAGCGCCCTGGCGCGCGTGCTGTAA